The Cryptococcus neoformans var. neoformans B-3501A chromosome 4, whole genome shotgun sequence genome has a window encoding:
- a CDS encoding hypothetical protein (Match to EST gb|CF186861.1|CF186861) produces MASLTSDPILLNPLSEIIAALSSSSFGILPAPDSEPLLEQTFPRTAEELKSVQEESNRSRKISERIVGMCRVGLLDGEGHVVIRLDRAGWTIETADGERHVTNKIGTTYESMESLLISASKKYVEAMNREIWKRFKDHPQTIEERK; encoded by the exons ATGGCATCATTGACTTCCGACCCTATTCTCCTCAACCCACTTTCCGAAATCATCGCCGccctctcttcatcttctttcggGATCCTCCCCGCTCCTGATTCTGAACCACTTCTGGAGCAGACATTCCCGAGAACGGCggaagagttgaagagTGTCCAAGAGGAGAGTAATCGATCACGGAAAATCAGCGAAAGAATAGTAGGAATGTGCCGGGTCGGACTGCTGGATGGAGAGGGGCATGTGGTTATTAGGTTGGACAGGGCAGGATGGACT ATTGAGACGGCGGATGGGGAACGGCACGTCACAAACAAGATAGGGACGACGTATGAGAGTATGGAGAGTTTATTGATCAGCGCGAGCAAGAAGTACGTAGAGGCGATGAACAGGGAGATATGGAAAAGGTTCAAAGACCATCCTCAAACCATCGAGGAGCGGAAATGA
- a CDS encoding hypothetical protein (HMMPfam hit to Mito_carr, Mitochondrial carrier protein, score: 239.2, E(): 7e-69), protein MSTQSFSQSFLSSTNPSSSPSPPAAPPLNLSAKTEKKLQGWQHSAAGSMGGMTGAIVTSPFDVVKTRLQSDMFRHSSDEGVRHAAEVAKKGGSSGGVRGVMWQFVDTVYLIKRIAVEEGWRALYKGLGPSLVGIIPARAINFYFYPTSKVYLAKQFPNAPTEKPGQTAEDSPVIHLGAAVVAGIMTSTGTNPIWVVKTRLQLSARKKETGVVSAKPGSILPKPIAASAASLASQASTPIAAAAASAASTRTVARSSLTPAFSMTMDIIKKEGIRGLYRGLSASYLGVSEGVIQWVLYERFKRLNAATTTGLESQPLLSYIPHIVGASGGAKAVASLITYPHEVIRTRLRQPALPDGTVKYKGLLQTLKLVWMEEGVGALYGGLTAHLFRVVPNAACMFLIYELVAAKLGA, encoded by the exons ATGTCGACACAATCTTTCTCCCaatcctttctctcctccacaaACCCaagttcttccccatcccctccCGCTGCGCCACCCTTAAATTTATCCGCaaagacggagaagaagctgcaaGGATGGCAACATAGTGCTGCCGGAAG TATGGGCGGTATGACTGGCGCCATTGTCACTTCTCCATTTGACGTGGTCAAAACCCGTCTGCAGTCAGACATGTTCAGGCATTCATCTGACGAAGGTGTACGACATGCGGCGGAGGTGGCCAAGAAGGGTGGTAGTAGTGGAGGTGTGAGGGGTGTCATGTGGCAATTTGTGGATACCGTATATCTAATCAA GCGGATAGCtgtggaggaaggttggagagCTCTTTACAAGGGCTTAGGACCTAGCTTGGTCGGTATTATCCCTGCTCG AGCAATCAACTTTTACTTTTATCCAACATCCAAAGTCTACCTTGCCAAGCAATTTCCTAATGCGCCCACTGAGAAACCAGGACAAACAGCAGAGGATAGTCCGGTTATTCACTTGGGTGCGGCAGTCGTAGCTGGTATCATGACAAGTACTGGAACAAATCCTATTTGGG TGGTGAAAACTAGACTGCAGCTTTCGGCgagaaaaaaggagacGGGCGTCGTTTCGGCAAAACCAGGATCGATTTTGCCCAAACCCATAGCCGCCTCTGCTGCCTCCCTTGCTAGCCAGGCCTCTACGCCCATCgctgcagcagcagcatcgGCGGCGTCGACCAGGACAGTTGCCAGGTCGTCTTTGACTCCCGCTTTCTCAATGACGATGGACATTATAAAAAAGGAAGGTATCAGAGGGCTGTATAGAGGTTTATCGGCCAGTTATCTGGGTGTCTCTGAGGGAGTGATCCAGTGGGTCTTGTATGAA CGATTCAAACGATTAAACGCCGCCACCACGACAGGTCTTGAATCCCaacctctcctctcctacATCCCTCATATCGTGGGCGCCTCGGGCGGTGCCAAGGCGGTCGCATCTCTTATCACGTATCCCCATGAAGTCATCCGAACACGTCTTCGTCAACCTGCCCTTCCTGATGGCACCGTCAAGTACAAGGGGTTGCTGCAGACGCTGAAGCTCGTttggatggaggagggcgtGGGTGCATTGTATGGCGGTTTGACGGCGCATTTGTTCAGGGTGGTACCGAACGCTGCCTGTATGTTCTTGATCTATGAGCTGGTGGCTGCCAAGTTGGGCGCGTGA
- a CDS encoding hypothetical protein (Match to EST gb|CF190045.1|CF190045; HMMPfam hit to Complex1_51K, Respiratory-chain NADH dehydrogenase 51 Kd subunit, score: 604.6, E(): 7.4e-179): protein MNAADGKKTVASRVSRSIDISRIHSISVPLLFSTIILINMLSRTPLLRSSPRSIAAARRSLATVSDAPVRHYGGLKDQDRIFTNLFCKHDHGIKGALARGDWHKTKDIILKGDAWLIQTVKDSGLRGRGGAGFPSGLKWSFMNKPGWEKDPRPRYLVVNADEGEPGTCKDREIMRGDPHKLVEGCLVAGRAMNANAAYIYIRGEFYQEASHVQQAIDEAYKAGLIGKNACGSGYDFDVYLHRGAGAYICGEETALIESIEGKQGKPRLKPPFPADVGLFGCPTTVANVETVAVAPTIARRGGSWFASFGRERNSGTKVFCVSGHVNNPCVVEEEMSIPLQELLEKHCGGVRGGWQNLKGIVPGGSSVPVVNRETSEKCLMDYDSLKDNGTSLGTGAVIVMDNSTDMIAAIARFSKFYKHESCGQCTPCREGTSWMMNMMDRMVEGRAQEREIDMLLELTKQVEGHTICALGDAAAWPIQGLMKNFRPEVEQRLAQFHAKNGQVLFGGKLLSDADRRYALPDNLGGDAIRQIASP, encoded by the exons atgaatgctgccgatggaaagaagacagtCGCCAGTCGGGTGTCCCGATCCAT TGACATTTCACGCATTCATTCAATCTccgttcctcttctcttctccaccatcattctcatcaacatGCTGTCCCGCACTCCTCTCCTCCGCTCTTCCCCACGATCAATCGCAGCAGCTCGTAGATCCCTCGCAACCGTATCAGACGCCCCAGTCAGGCATTATGGCGGACTTAAGGATCAAGATCGTATCTTCACCAATCTCTTTTGCAAGCACGATCATGGCATAAAAGGCGCTCTCGCTAGGGGGGACTGGCACAAGACAAAAGATATAATTCTCAAAGGAGACGCGTGGCTCATTCAGACCGTCAAGGACTCCGGCTTGAGAGGACGGGGGGGTGCAGGTTTCCCTAGCGGGTTGAAATGGAGTTTCA TGAACAAGCCCGGATGGGAAAAAGACCCCAG ACCACGCTACCTTGTGGTAAATGCCGACGAAGGTGAACCTGGAACGTGTAAAGATCGAGAAATCATGCGAGGCGACCCCCACAAACTTGTCGAAGGCTGTTTGGTTGCTGGTCGGGCCATGAACGCGAATGCCG CGTATATCTACATCCGAGGAGAATTTTACCAAGAAGCTTCTCATGTTCAGCAAGCCATTGACGAGGCCTACAAGGCTGGGTTGATTGGCAAGAACGCTTGTGGTTCCGGATATGATTTCGACGTTTACCTTCATCGAGGTGCCGGTGCCTATATCTGTGGTGAAGAAACTGCATTGATCGAGTCCATTGAAGGCAAGCAGGGCAAGCCTAGACTGAAGCCTCCTTTCCCTGCCGACGTTGGATTGTTCGGTTGCCCTACCACTGTCGCCAACGTGGAGACTGTTGCGGTTGCCCCTACCATTGCTCGACGAGGCGGTTCTTGGTTTGCGAGCTTTGGCAGGGAGAGGAACAGTGGCACCAAGGTGTTTTGTGTCTCCGGCCACGTGAACAACCCATgtgttgttgaagaagaaatgtcTATCCCCTTACAGGAACTTTTGGAGAAGCACTGTGGCGGTGTTCGTGGTGGATGGCAAAACTTGAAGGGTATAGTTCCTGGCGGTAGTTCAGTGCCTGTAGTCAACAGGGAAACCTCTGAAAAATGCCT GATGGACTATGACTCTCTCAAAGATAACGGTACTTCCCTTGGTACAGGTGCAGTCATTGTTATGGACAACAGCACCGACATGATTGCCGCCATTGCCCGATTCTCAAAGTTTTACAAGCACGAATCTTGTGGACAATGTACCCCATGCCGAGAAGGTACATcttggatgatgaacaTGATGGACCGAATGGTGGAAGGACGGGCACAGGAGAGGGAGATTGACATGCTTTTGGAGTTGACAAAACAAGTGGAAGGTCACACTATTTGTGCTCTGGGTGATGCCGCGGCTTGGCCTATCCAAggtttgatgaagaactTCC GTCCCGAAGTTGAACAACGTCTTGCGCAATTCCACGCCAAGAACGGCCAGGTGTTGTTCGGTGGCAAGCTGCTCTCAGATGCGGACAGGAGGTATGCGCTTCCGGATAACCTCGGAGGAGATGCCATTAGGCAAATTGCGTCTCCTTGA